CTTCTAGCCGCAAGCAATTCTTCGATATCACGAAAGCTAATTGTAAATCGATGATAAAACCAAACTGCATGGCTGATGATTTGGGCAGGATAACGATAACCTGCATAGAGATTTAAATTTTTTTGTCAGCAGATTATCGCACAATTGATTGAGAGGCTGTTAAGTTGACAGTACCCCAAAGCATTGGTTAACTTGACAGTACCCCACCATGTGGCAACCGTGTCCAAATCGCGATGACGAAAACTAGAATTACACAGATTACAGACACACAAAAACCCACAACTAAGTGGTTAATTTTCAAAGGGTTGGGATTGGTAGAGCAGAGAAGAAAACTTGGAGCGTGCAGCGGGAATCGAACCCGCATCATCAGCTTGGAAGGCTGAGGTAATAGCCATTATACGATGCACGCACATCGTTGAGGTGCTTATAATGCCACACAGAATTTAAAAGGGAAGCCCAAAAAGCAACAAATTCAATTAAACTCAATCAGTTGCTTTAAAAACAATCAAAGCGACTGTTTTACACCCAGGTTTTCTGTTTAATTAAAATCCGCAACACTCGTTTATGTACAAAAAAAGGTAATTTGGATGACAAAACTAACGAGATTGATTGGTTTTTTTCAGATAAAAGCCAACTTTGAAGAAGCAAAGTTGAACTGATAACGAGTTCGTTTGCCATGGCGGTCTATGGTAAATTGAATCGACTCCTTGCCCTGCCAATCTACCGACGTAATATTGTTGTCACCATGCAAATCGTGCAGAACTAAACTAGAGAAATAAGATTCGTCGCTCCGTATCAATAAGTAGGCAATTTCACTCGTCGCAGGATTGTCTGGTGCATACCCCTTTATTAGATGTGCACGAGTATTGGTATAAATACTCTGCCTGAAATCATCCTGATTTTCAATTTTGTAAAAGACGTCTTCACTACCTCGCAATAATTTATTGTGGCATGCAGTCATACACGCCAATGCACCCTGAACTGGATTTGGTATCGATTGCCATGTCGCGTCCGTATGGTGCCTTCCTCTGGTCAAATAGGTAATATCTAGTGTTGCATTGTGCGGATTATTCACGGTACTAATGTCCAACACACAATCGTGAAACCATATCAAGGTTCGCCTATACACCACATCGCGATAATCGTGCTCGTCCCACTGTTTAATGGTATGACTATCCACTTCCGCAGGAGGAGAATTCCAGTCTGCCAGTAAGTCAACTAAGCAGTAGCTATCATTTTTGTCGTAGTACAAACATTCAGGGTTAATGGGCGGCTGATTGCCTTCGTTTACCACCAGAGTATTATGGCTAGCGCTATTTTTATAGTAACTATTGTGGAGCTCTGCTCCGTACCCTGTGGTACCAAGATCGGGTAAGATTTCTTGACCAGACCGACATAAAACAATACTGAGACGGTCATAGTGATCATGCTCGCCACCAAAAGGAGCATGCTTAACCAGTAAGGAATGTTTATCTTGCTGATTAATTTCAGTGGTGTAACCCGAGTAGGGACTATGGCTCGCTTGGCACGAGAGAGGTGCTATCGGATTGAGTGTTTCCACACCGTATAGTAAGGCCTCCAAATTATGCCTCTCTTCATGGCTGTATATGTACTGCAGTGCTTGTTGTAAAAGCGGGAATGGATATTCTCTATACCCAAATTCGAACACTTCCGACTGAATAACACGCTCTTGGCCTGCTATACAATCATTTAAGGCAGGAAAAGAGCCGTTACTCATTATCAACTCTAGAGGAAACTTAAGCATTTTAAGAAAGTTAGGGTTACCGCTTATAGAGTGTTCTGTTTTATATGCAATTTTCTCAAACACTAGCAGCGATTGCAGTGCATAATAATGGTAATGGATAGAGCCTTCGAACCACATCCCTTCACCAATACAGCCGTGATTAAGTTGGTAGTGTAAACCAAAATCAGAAATCAAGGCGAAGTTGACATAGCGCGTATCCTCCAGCAATAGGCCGATAACCCCGACCGCAGCGCTTATCCGGATTTCGTGATTGTGAAGCTGAGGAGAACGATGAGCGATAAGAAACTCAGCCCCTTGCCTGAGTAAGCTATGCTCTATTTTCTGTCGCTCAAAATCGAAGATATCATCGCGAATGAAATCATATCCACGAGATAAATTGAGATGAAAGTTAGCCTCGCATAGCGTTTGTGCGTTGGCTTTTCCAGGACCATTATACGGTATATCACCATGTACACCGTAATGAGGGTACTTAATAGCGTATTGAAGCAAAATATCTTTTACCTTGCTTAAATACCTTTCTTCCTGAGTAAGTTGCCAAAGTAGACCAAGCTCATAGCAAGCCTTTGCATTCAGTTCATTTAACCAACGCCACCACGCCCCATCATACGGCTCACCTGAAAACTCCACGCCATCTACAGGGCACTTATGCTTGCTGGCGTTAAATCTATCCCAGACTAATCGAACACCGTGGTGAGGACAGTAGTAGAACAGGTTCCAAGTAGCACGATTATCTGGCGGTACCAATGTCTTGCTACGTAGAACAATGTCGTTATCTTTCAATAGCTTATTAATAATATTAGGAGTAGCTCGAGCGCGTATATTCTCAATTTCATATTGATCAAACTGCAGCATTAGCTTGTCCCTTAATTGGCGTGTGATTCAACTTGCGCATGAGTAAGCAAAGTTACAGTAACCGTTCCAGCAGATAAACTGTATTTTACCTGTCGTACTTCATCTTCGCTACGCACGTCAAAGTATACGCTTTCTTCACCTTCCCAACGTACATTTGACAATTGATGGCACAAATCTTGGGATAAATCGTGCATGACTAAACTCGAGAAGTTACGCTCTCTACTGCGAACCAACAAGTAGGCCATGTTTTTAGTCGCTGGATTATCCGGCGCTTCTCCTATAAGTAACTCACATGGAGAATCAGTGGCGATTGTCTGGCTAAAATCGGACTCACCTGAGATTTGATACCTCATTACTTGGTATTGAGTACTGTCTTTTCTGTGGCACGATCTCATTATCGTTAACGCACCAGAAAGCGGGTTATCTACTGGTACCCAATCTAACGACAGGATATGCTCACCTCGAACGTGATAGGTAAGGTCAAGTTGCTGACGATTTGGATTGTGTACACGATTAATTTCAATAGCAAGGTTACCAAACCACAATACAACACGCCTAAAGACGATGTCTTTATACGACGCACTGTCCCACTGCTCAATTACATGACTGTCTACCGAAGGCTGAGCCTCTCGCCAATCCGCGATTGAGTCTACTAATAGATGGTCCTTTTCTTGACTAAAATTAAGCAGCTTAGGCGCATTAGGTGATTGGTTAGATTGATTAACAACGAGTGTATTGTGCGTCGCACTATTCTTATAATAGTGATAGTGCAGATGTGCTCCATACCCCGTGGTACCAAGATCAGGCAAAATTTCTTTACCATTACGAACAAGTATTAGTCCTAACCTATCATAGTGATCATGTTCTCCTCCGTAAGGTGCATGCTTGAGAAGAAAGGCATTATTGTGGATGTTATCTGAACCTAACGTATAGCCAGAATATGGTGCATGAACGGTCTGGCACTGTAACCGTTCAACCGAATCTAACGAGTCAACACCATAAAGGAGAGCATCCAAGTTATCTCGCTCTTGTTTCGAGTAGATCGATTGCAACACCTGTTGAAACTTCAAGCAAGGAAATTGCTTGTTAGCGAACTCAAAAATGTGCGTATGGTTTAACTTTTCTTGCCCCGCTATACAGTCGTTCATACGAGGAAAATTGCCATGCCCCAGAATAAGATTTAACGGAAACTTCAGCATTTTTATTAAATTGTTATTGCTAGCCACCGAGTGAACGGTTCCACATGCAATCTTCTCATAGGCCAATACCGCTTGTAAGGCGTAATAGTGATAGTGAATTGACCCTTCAAACCACATTCCTTCGCCGAGACAACCGTTATCCAGTTGGTAGTGCAAGCCATATTTTGAATGCAGAGCAAAGTCCAAATAAGCAGGGTCATCTAGCAGCAACCCAATAACACCTATAGTGGCATTGATCTTCATTTCATGGTTATGCAATTGTTCTGAACGATGCTCCATCAAAAATTCAGCACCTTCGCGTAATAATTGTCGCTCAATCTTTGTTTTATCTGCAGCATCCAAATCATCACTAATGAAATCATAACCTCGTGCAAAATCTAAGTGACAGTTGGCTTCACAGAGAGTCTGAGCATTCGCCTTACCAGGACCATTGTAAGGAATTCCGCCGTGCACTTCGTAGTCAGGGTAATAATGTGCATACTGGAGTAAAATGGTACGAACCTTTTCAAAATAGTGACGTTCCTGAGTCAGCTGCCACAGCAGTCCAAGCTGATAACACGCACGGGAATTGAGCGTATTTAACCATCGCCACCACGCGCCGTCATAAGGTTCTCCGGTAAACACCTTCCCATCGATGGGACAGCAATGCTCTTTGGAATTGTGTCTGTCCCACTCTAATCGTACGCCATGTTCATCGCAGTAATAATAAAGATTCCAAGTTGCCCTAGCGTCTGGCGAAACCAAAACGTCATTTTCTAACACCGTGTGATTCTCTTCAATTAACTTTTGTACCTGAGCCACGCTGACTCTAGTACGAATTTCTTTTATTTGTTGGGGATTAAATTGCAGCATAACAAACCATCTAGAGTTAGAAGTCAAAAAACGCATTGGCGTTGGAGTAACAGATATTTTGCACAGTAAACGTGAGCAAGTCCCAATCGTCGGGGATATCTCCCTGAGCAACCCAAAGGCTTAACTGATTACAGAAAATACGTCGAAAATATTCGTGCCGGCTTAGTGACATCAAATTACGAGAATCTGTCACCATTCCGATGAATCCGCCAAGCGCCCCCATATTCTTAAGAGTGGTTAACTGCGATTCAATACCTTGCTTATGATCATTGAACCACCATGCTGGTCCGAACTGTATTTTCCCACTGGTGGTATCGCTATCTTGGAATGCACCACACAGCGCGACAAACATTGCGTTGTTATTGGGGTTGAGATTGTACAACACCGTTTTAGGCAATTGTTTTGACCTATCTAGGCTATCCAACAAACTGGCTAGGCCAAGAACAGAATCATCATTAATGATACTAAACCCGGTACATGGACCAAGCTCCTCTTTTCGTCTGCTGTTTACATTTGCTGATACGCCTATATGCAATTGCCAAGCCCATCCAAACTGATAGCATAGCTCACCAAGAGAGGTAAACAATTGAGTCTTAACTATTTTCTGGTCGTCTATAGTCAACTCTTTGCCCGCCAAAAGGCGCTGAAATGCGCTCTCTATTTCCGCAGAAGACCCCTGTTTATATTCTATGGTTGGCAGACCCAGATCGGCTAAACGACAACCCAGTTGATGAAAAGCCTGCATCCTCTTTTCTATTGCTGCTATATAATCATCAAAACAGCGAATAACACTCGAAGAATGCAGCTCCAAATCTCTTACGAAAAGCAAAAACTGACGACTGTTATGGAATGCAAACAAGTCATCGGCCCGAAATGTTGGCAGTATATTGGTGTTAATCTTGCCTACAAGTTTGTCATGAGCAAGCAAAGAGTGATATTCCAACGACGATAGTGGTGAGTCTGTGGTACACAATGTCTGTACGTTCAAGTTTTCCAGCAAAGTTCGGGGTTGATGGAGAGAACTGGCCAGTTTATCAGTGCATTTTTGCCATATTTCCATAGCATTAGTTGGATTTAGTAACTGATGGCACTCAAAGAAACGGGCTAACTCAAGATGCGACCAGTGATAAAGCGGATTACCAACCAAGTAAGGCACTGCCTTACACCAATGACTAAATTTTTCGTAATCGCTCGCCGACCCTGTAATAAAATGCTCGTCGATTCCGGTACTTCTCATTGCACGCCAAAAATAGTGGTCGTGTTTTAACCATGCCTCGGTCAGGTTCTTAGGTCCCGTGTTTTGAACTATCTCTTTGGCGTCAAGATGACTATGAAAATCAATAATAGGTAGCGAGCTCGCGACTTCATGAAAAAGACGAACAGCCAATGAATTAGTTAATAGAAAACCCGGTTCTATGTAGTATGCAGCCATTGTATTCCTTGGAGCAATGTAACAAAAATACGGGTCAAGCTAAGCAAATAGCTGACCCGATTCTAATTAGCCAACGGTACTGTCGACTGGTTTTGATATGTCACTCGTTTGAGCGCTCTTGTACAGAAGATATCCAACGGTGAGTATCACAACTCCGCAGAATGCGAAGGCCATGCGTCCCCAGAATGGATTTGGTATAAGCACCATTGTCATCACTAACGTGCCAAATACTAATATCAGCTTGCCGAGCATGTTACGCTGTTGACAATCGACAATATCCTGCCCTTCATCTTCGACAACAGGTGTCTCAACGTCTGTCCAAAATTCTTGCAGTTCCGTGCGACGACTACCTTCTGGTTCTTTATAAAATCTGGTTGTAAAGCAGAAGAAACCACCAGTGATGAATAAGTGTCCAACTATACCTAGCAAGACTTTCAGGTCTTTCGCTTCACGGCCAGTGAACGGTGTATCTAGGTTTAACCAGTTCGCTACGACATCAGCCGTTATAACAAAGCTCACAAGGTAGGAGACAATAATGCCCACGACTAGTGTTGCCCATGCTGCCCAATCTGGTGTTTTCTTAATAAACATACCAAAGAACAGCGGAACCAAAATCGGCATTTGTAGCAAGGTACTTACATACATCATGGCATCAAAGAGGCTTAAGCCACGCAGCGAATTGATAAACAAGGCAACAAGTATGATTAAGGCACCAAACACTAAGGTAACAACCTGACTAACGCGCAGTAGTTTGGCATCTTCTGCGTCTTTATTTACGAAAATCGCGTAGAAATTGCGTACAAAAACACCTGCATTACGGTTAAGACCTGAATCCATTGAAGACATGGTTGCAGCAAACACAGCAGCCATAAGTAGTCCGACCATCCCGACAGGCATAGCACGCTCAACAAAGACCAGATATACTGCATCGGCAGCTTTATTACCCAATTCTCCAGCATGCACTGCAGCTGCATCTGGATAGAGGACTGCGGTTGCCCACGGTGGCATAAACCAAATTGCAGGACCTATCAGCATAAGGACAAAAGCGAGTAACGCTGCCTTACGAGCATTAATAGAATCTTTAGCAGTAAGGAATCGATATGAGTCGTTCATGTTGTTGATATTTTGTAACTGTTTAACAAACATGAAGATAAACCAGCTAACGAACAATAGTGGATAGTTCATGTTAGATCCCATCACACTATCAACCGGGAACTGCTCAATCAGATTGGAAGGTCCACCCACCTTGACGATGGCGGCCACAGCACATACGACGGTCACCGACATAATAACAACCATCTGCACAAAATCGGATGCAACGACACCCCAGGATCCTCCGATCACCGAGATAAACAGGACAATCAATCCGGTTGCGACGATAGTAGTCTCAATATCTATCTTAAATACAGCACTAACGAACAATGCTAGACCATTCAGCCAGATACCAGTGTAGACGATACTGGTTGGCATAGTTGCCCAAGTGAACACCTGCTCATTTGTGGCGCCAAAACGACGGCGAACCCCTTCAATAGGTGTGACAGTACGCATTTGACGAAAACGGTAAGAAAAGAAAAGCCAAGAGAGTAAGAAGCCAAATGCGTTGGCCATAAACACGACCATGATGGGGAAACCATCCGTAAACGCCTTACCTGCAGCCCCTGTAAAAGTCCAGGCACTAAACTGAGTCATAAACGCGGTGGATCCAACCATCCACCAGAGCATTTTTCCTCCCCCTCTAAAATAGTCGCTGGTAGATCGCCCAGCCATGCGTTTGAATAACAATCCGACCACTATCATAAATATGAAATAGACGAACACGACCAGCATGTCAATATTCATTTTTGACTCCA
The DNA window shown above is from Vibrio algarum and carries:
- a CDS encoding heparinase II/III domain-containing protein, encoding MLQFDQYEIENIRARATPNIINKLLKDNDIVLRSKTLVPPDNRATWNLFYYCPHHGVRLVWDRFNASKHKCPVDGVEFSGEPYDGAWWRWLNELNAKACYELGLLWQLTQEERYLSKVKDILLQYAIKYPHYGVHGDIPYNGPGKANAQTLCEANFHLNLSRGYDFIRDDIFDFERQKIEHSLLRQGAEFLIAHRSPQLHNHEIRISAAVGVIGLLLEDTRYVNFALISDFGLHYQLNHGCIGEGMWFEGSIHYHYYALQSLLVFEKIAYKTEHSISGNPNFLKMLKFPLELIMSNGSFPALNDCIAGQERVIQSEVFEFGYREYPFPLLQQALQYIYSHEERHNLEALLYGVETLNPIAPLSCQASHSPYSGYTTEINQQDKHSLLVKHAPFGGEHDHYDRLSIVLCRSGQEILPDLGTTGYGAELHNSYYKNSASHNTLVVNEGNQPPINPECLYYDKNDSYCLVDLLADWNSPPAEVDSHTIKQWDEHDYRDVVYRRTLIWFHDCVLDISTVNNPHNATLDITYLTRGRHHTDATWQSIPNPVQGALACMTACHNKLLRGSEDVFYKIENQDDFRQSIYTNTRAHLIKGYAPDNPATSEIAYLLIRSDESYFSSLVLHDLHGDNNITSVDWQGKESIQFTIDRHGKRTRYQFNFASSKLAFI
- a CDS encoding heparinase II/III domain-containing protein, which gives rise to MLQFNPQQIKEIRTRVSVAQVQKLIEENHTVLENDVLVSPDARATWNLYYYCDEHGVRLEWDRHNSKEHCCPIDGKVFTGEPYDGAWWRWLNTLNSRACYQLGLLWQLTQERHYFEKVRTILLQYAHYYPDYEVHGGIPYNGPGKANAQTLCEANCHLDFARGYDFISDDLDAADKTKIERQLLREGAEFLMEHRSEQLHNHEMKINATIGVIGLLLDDPAYLDFALHSKYGLHYQLDNGCLGEGMWFEGSIHYHYYALQAVLAYEKIACGTVHSVASNNNLIKMLKFPLNLILGHGNFPRMNDCIAGQEKLNHTHIFEFANKQFPCLKFQQVLQSIYSKQERDNLDALLYGVDSLDSVERLQCQTVHAPYSGYTLGSDNIHNNAFLLKHAPYGGEHDHYDRLGLILVRNGKEILPDLGTTGYGAHLHYHYYKNSATHNTLVVNQSNQSPNAPKLLNFSQEKDHLLVDSIADWREAQPSVDSHVIEQWDSASYKDIVFRRVVLWFGNLAIEINRVHNPNRQQLDLTYHVRGEHILSLDWVPVDNPLSGALTIMRSCHRKDSTQYQVMRYQISGESDFSQTIATDSPCELLIGEAPDNPATKNMAYLLVRSRERNFSSLVMHDLSQDLCHQLSNVRWEGEESVYFDVRSEDEVRQVKYSLSAGTVTVTLLTHAQVESHAN
- the uxaC gene encoding glucuronate isomerase, whose amino-acid sequence is MAAYYIEPGFLLTNSLAVRLFHEVASSLPIIDFHSHLDAKEIVQNTGPKNLTEAWLKHDHYFWRAMRSTGIDEHFITGSASDYEKFSHWCKAVPYLVGNPLYHWSHLELARFFECHQLLNPTNAMEIWQKCTDKLASSLHQPRTLLENLNVQTLCTTDSPLSSLEYHSLLAHDKLVGKINTNILPTFRADDLFAFHNSRQFLLFVRDLELHSSSVIRCFDDYIAAIEKRMQAFHQLGCRLADLGLPTIEYKQGSSAEIESAFQRLLAGKELTIDDQKIVKTQLFTSLGELCYQFGWAWQLHIGVSANVNSRRKEELGPCTGFSIINDDSVLGLASLLDSLDRSKQLPKTVLYNLNPNNNAMFVALCGAFQDSDTTSGKIQFGPAWWFNDHKQGIESQLTTLKNMGALGGFIGMVTDSRNLMSLSRHEYFRRIFCNQLSLWVAQGDIPDDWDLLTFTVQNICYSNANAFFDF
- a CDS encoding sodium:solute symporter family protein, whose protein sequence is MNIDMLVVFVYFIFMIVVGLLFKRMAGRSTSDYFRGGGKMLWWMVGSTAFMTQFSAWTFTGAAGKAFTDGFPIMVVFMANAFGFLLSWLFFSYRFRQMRTVTPIEGVRRRFGATNEQVFTWATMPTSIVYTGIWLNGLALFVSAVFKIDIETTIVATGLIVLFISVIGGSWGVVASDFVQMVVIMSVTVVCAVAAIVKVGGPSNLIEQFPVDSVMGSNMNYPLLFVSWFIFMFVKQLQNINNMNDSYRFLTAKDSINARKAALLAFVLMLIGPAIWFMPPWATAVLYPDAAAVHAGELGNKAADAVYLVFVERAMPVGMVGLLMAAVFAATMSSMDSGLNRNAGVFVRNFYAIFVNKDAEDAKLLRVSQVVTLVFGALIILVALFINSLRGLSLFDAMMYVSTLLQMPILVPLFFGMFIKKTPDWAAWATLVVGIIVSYLVSFVITADVVANWLNLDTPFTGREAKDLKVLLGIVGHLFITGGFFCFTTRFYKEPEGSRRTELQEFWTDVETPVVEDEGQDIVDCQQRNMLGKLILVFGTLVMTMVLIPNPFWGRMAFAFCGVVILTVGYLLYKSAQTSDISKPVDSTVG